The Geothrix oryzae DNA window CGGAAGCCGTCCTGGTGGACCTCTGTCTTCCCGACGGCACGGGGCTTGATCTGGTGGAGACCATCCACCGGGACTACCCGGAAATCTCAGTGGCCATCTGCACCGCCCATGATCTCCCGGAATACCGGGAGGCCGCACGGAAGGCCGGCCTGGATGGCTTTTTCGTCAAGAATCACCTCGACTGGGAGGGGGTCATCCAGCTCATCGCCGCCTCCCGGCACAAGTCCATGCGGCAGGCATGACCCCCTCGGCCCCGACTCCTGGCATGCTTTCGTGATCGCCCCCCTTGTTCCACCGATTCTCAGGAGACCTGCCATGCGCGCCCTCGCTCTCGCCGCGGCCCTGGCGGCCGGCCTCTCGGCGGCCTCCGCGCCTCCCCCGGAGCCCCAGGGCAACTGCGCCGTGTGCGGCATGTTCGTGGCGAACTTCCCCGACTGGGCCTCGGCCATTTCGTTCAAGGACGGCACCACGGCCTGGTTCGACGGACCGAAGGATCTCTTCGCCTGCCTCCTGGACCTGGGCCGCTACGCCCCGCGCCGGAAAGCGGCCGACATCGTCTCGATCCGGGTGAAGGACTACTACGGTCTCGCCCCCATCGATGGCCGCAAGGCCTTCTACGCGATGGGCAGCGATGTCATGGGCCCCATGGGAAGGGAGCTCGTGCCCTTCGCTTCCGAGGCCGATGCGCGCGACTTCCTCAAGGATCACAAGGGCCAGCGGATCCTGGGATTCCAGGAGGTCACGCCCGCCGTCCTCAAGGCCCTGGAGTAGGCCCCCCGCCGTGCGCAAATCCACCTTCTTCCTGATCCTGACGGGCACTCAGGTCGGCCTGCTCGCAGCCGCCCTGCTCCATGCGCGGGTGCAGGAAGGACCGGCCCTCTTCCAGCGCCAACCCAGCCAGACCCTGGTGCGGGAACTGGGCCTCACGGATCTCTGCCTCTTCACCGAAGCCCGCTACACCCGCCACCCGGCCATGGCCGACCGCCACGCCGCCTTCCAGGATCACCCCCTGGGTCTGGAGCACTTCCCCTCCGGTTCCCTGGTGCCGCCGCCCGCCTTCC harbors:
- a CDS encoding response regulator; amino-acid sequence: MVLIVEDNQLFRRYLRDSLSRHFPDLSFHEAESLAQGRQTLRETHPEAVLVDLCLPDGTGLDLVETIHRDYPEISVAICTAHDLPEYREAARKAGLDGFFVKNHLDWEGVIQLIAASRHKSMRQA
- a CDS encoding nitrous oxide reductase accessory protein NosL, with translation MRALALAAALAAGLSAASAPPPEPQGNCAVCGMFVANFPDWASAISFKDGTTAWFDGPKDLFACLLDLGRYAPRRKAADIVSIRVKDYYGLAPIDGRKAFYAMGSDVMGPMGRELVPFASEADARDFLKDHKGQRILGFQEVTPAVLKALE